GCGTTCGCGATCTGCCGGCGGTCGGTCACGTCCGCCCGCCGGTATTCCAGGATGGACAGGATGTCCTTGCGCGACGAGGGATAGACCGGCGGAGAGGTGTATTCCAGCTTCTCCTCGATGCGGCGCCGAAACGCCTCGGTGTCCCAGTCGTCCCGCGCCAGGCCGAGGACGTGAACGCCGTCGGGCAACATGCCGCCCTGCTGCAGCCGCGCCAGCGCGGGGACCAAGAAGCGGGACGTGAGATCGCCCGACGCACCGAAGATGACCAATCGACGGATCATGTGCGTCTCTTCAGCCCGTTCCTCTCCTCTCGGTCTTGGCCTTTACCTGGACGATCTCACTCTGTCAGGTCATCCACCCGCGCAGAGCTGTCTGTGGGCGCATTACTTCAACTTTGCCGTCGCGTGTTCGACCGCCTCCTTGAGATCGGCCCAGGCCTTCTCCGCGCCGGTCTTCAGCGACTCCCAGGCGTCCTCGCCGGCTTCCTTCAATTCTCGGAGCTTGGTGTGCGCCGCCTCATACTTCGTGGATATCGCCTCGATCTGCTTGTGGTACTCGATCTTGGCCGAGGCTTCGGCCTGCTCCGCTTTGGATTTCAACACCTCGATCTTGGCCGCCCACTCTTTGATCTGCGCTTCGAGTTTGTCCTGATAGGCCTTGCGATAGGTGTTCTGCATGCCCATGGCCCTTCCTCACCTGACTGACGGTTGATGAAATTCCCATCGATTCCTTATCCTCCGGCGTCACCGGCTCAGCAGTTCGCGCTCCGCCGCTAACCAGTCGTCGAGGTCATGGCCGTGCTCACGGCCGCGTCTTTCGTACAGTTCATACGCCCGTTGGGCGATCCTGGTGTAAAGATCGTCGGTCCGAGAAGCGGGCTCGGAGTCGGGAGGAGAGGCGGCGGTTTGCGTCTCGGGTTGTCCGGACGGCCTGCGTGTTTTGATCACGATGCGTCTCCTCATGATCAGGTTCGTGCTGCAGAATTTTCGCGGCAGACAAGTTCCACGTCCCGGCTCGGGGCGTTTCATCTGGACACGCGGGAAGACAACGGCAGGCGCCAGCGTCTCCGCGACACCTCCCGTTGCTCCGGCGGCGTGGAGCGATTGGCGAGAATCTGCGCATCGAGCAGTTCGCCGCAGTTCACGCATCGCCAGGAATTCTCGTCCTGCGGACTCGAAGCGGTCTCGTTCGCCAACGGACCGATCCAAACCATCAACCCGCTACAACGAGCGCACTGCACGGCAT
The DNA window shown above is from Nitrospirota bacterium and carries:
- a CDS encoding coiled coil domain-containing protein, translated to MGMQNTYRKAYQDKLEAQIKEWAAKIEVLKSKAEQAEASAKIEYHKQIEAISTKYEAAHTKLRELKEAGEDAWESLKTGAEKAWADLKEAVEHATAKLK
- a CDS encoding DUF2934 domain-containing protein, whose amino-acid sequence is MIKTRRPSGQPETQTAASPPDSEPASRTDDLYTRIAQRAYELYERRGREHGHDLDDWLAAERELLSR